A region from the Deltaproteobacteria bacterium genome encodes:
- the nuoE gene encoding NADH-quinone oxidoreductase subunit NuoE, with product MVEPKEDLEEAKILQDIESRLDAFGRDRGSLIPILQMIQGRHRYLPKASLEMVGAYLGIPPSEVYGVATFYNQFRFNPPGKHPIRVCVGTACHVRGADIILENFERKLEIKEGQTTADREFSIEKVACVGCCALAPVALVGETVHGGMAPSKVEGLILRIAVENEMRQRAKDKEKQEE from the coding sequence ATGGTTGAACCAAAGGAAGATCTGGAAGAAGCGAAGATATTGCAGGATATCGAATCCCGCCTGGATGCGTTTGGCCGGGACAGGGGCAGCCTCATCCCGATTCTGCAGATGATACAGGGGCGGCACCGCTACCTGCCTAAAGCCTCCCTGGAAATGGTGGGGGCCTATCTAGGCATCCCCCCCTCGGAGGTTTACGGTGTGGCGACGTTTTATAACCAATTTCGGTTCAACCCCCCCGGCAAGCATCCCATCAGGGTGTGCGTTGGAACCGCCTGCCATGTCAGGGGTGCCGACATTATTCTCGAGAATTTCGAAAGAAAGCTGGAGATCAAGGAGGGACAAACGACCGCTGACCGTGAATTCAGCATAGAGAAGGTGGCCTGCGTCGGCTGCTGTGCGTTGGCGCCGGTGGCCCTGGTCGGCGAAACGGTTCACGGCGGCATGGCGCCGAGCAAGGTCGAGGGGCTGATTCTGCGCATAGCAGTGGAAAACGAGATGCGCCAAAGAGCCAAAGACAAGGAAAAACAAGAGGAATAA
- a CDS encoding replication-associated recombination protein A: MNDLFEYSARKASSGRRPLAERMRPRRLEEYLGQPSAVGEGKLVRRAIEQDKLFSMILWGPPGCGKTTLARLMATETSAHFIHFSAVLAGVKEIRSVIKIAREQQSLYRRHTVLFVDEIHRFNKAQQDAFLHHVESGLITLIGATTENPSFEVIPPLISRCRVIVLEALSEKDIQRILQKALDDRDRGLGSAGLTITEEALAYLAAVSDGDARTALNSLELTAGLLADGRAPSGESMNAGTITLSRVEAALQKKALVYDKSGEEHYNLISALHKSMRGSDPDAAAYWLERMLSAGENPLYVARRMVRFATEDVGMADPQALTVALNAMEAYRFLGSPEGELALMQCAIYLATAPKSNSVYKTYGQVKKCIAETGSLATPLHIRNAPTRLMRDIGYGKGYRYAHDFRDAFVGQEYLPQAIRRHHFYEPSDRGFEHTIQKRMAYWRRLKKEQQAAQNSDNMAADSGGRKQ, encoded by the coding sequence ATGAACGATCTCTTTGAATATAGCGCGCGCAAGGCCTCGAGCGGCAGACGGCCGTTGGCCGAGCGCATGCGGCCGCGCCGCCTCGAGGAGTATCTGGGACAGCCTTCAGCCGTGGGAGAGGGCAAACTGGTTCGGCGGGCCATCGAGCAGGACAAGCTCTTTTCCATGATCCTGTGGGGGCCTCCCGGGTGCGGGAAAACGACCCTTGCCAGGCTGATGGCCACCGAAACCAGTGCCCATTTCATCCATTTTTCAGCGGTTCTTGCGGGCGTTAAGGAAATCCGGTCGGTCATCAAAATAGCCAGGGAGCAGCAAAGCCTTTACCGGCGGCATACCGTGCTGTTTGTGGACGAAATTCACCGCTTCAACAAGGCCCAGCAGGATGCGTTTCTGCATCATGTGGAGAGCGGCCTGATAACGCTGATCGGCGCTACAACCGAGAACCCGTCCTTCGAGGTCATCCCGCCGCTGATTTCACGCTGTCGTGTCATCGTGCTCGAAGCTCTCTCGGAAAAGGATATCCAGCGCATTTTGCAGAAGGCGCTGGACGACAGGGACAGGGGGCTTGGCAGCGCGGGACTGACGATTACGGAGGAAGCGCTGGCCTACCTGGCCGCCGTTTCGGACGGGGACGCTCGAACGGCTTTGAACAGCCTCGAACTTACCGCCGGGCTCCTGGCAGACGGGCGGGCCCCCTCCGGCGAGTCGATGAACGCCGGGACCATTACGCTTTCACGTGTAGAGGCCGCTCTGCAGAAGAAAGCACTGGTGTACGACAAGTCGGGCGAAGAACACTATAACCTGATTTCGGCCCTTCACAAAAGTATGCGCGGCAGCGATCCCGATGCGGCGGCTTATTGGCTGGAGAGAATGCTTTCAGCCGGAGAAAATCCGCTCTATGTGGCTCGCAGGATGGTGCGTTTTGCCACCGAAGACGTCGGCATGGCCGATCCGCAGGCCCTGACTGTGGCGTTGAATGCCATGGAGGCCTATCGGTTCCTGGGATCGCCGGAAGGGGAGCTTGCACTGATGCAGTGCGCCATATACCTGGCAACCGCCCCCAAAAGCAACAGTGTGTACAAGACGTACGGACAGGTTAAAAAATGCATTGCAGAAACGGGGAGCCTGGCGACGCCGTTGCATATTCGCAACGCCCCGACAAGATTGATGCGTGATATCGGTTATGGGAAGGGATACCGCTATGCCCACGACTTCAGGGATGCGTTCGTGGGGCAGGAGTACCTGCCGCAGGCGATCAGGCGCCACCATTTTTACGAACCGTCCGATCGTGGTTTTGAGCATACCATACAAAAACGGATGGCGTACTGGCGACGCCTGAAAAAGGAACAGCAGGCTGCACAGAACTCGGACAACATGGCTGCCGATTCCGGGGGGAGAAAACAATGA
- a CDS encoding (2Fe-2S)-binding protein, with protein sequence MITITVDSKEIQAEAGASLLEACLENDIYIPHLCHVAGMQTPPASCRLCMVAVVGVDRPVTACTTQVAEGMVVETAAPEVRHLQRTALRLLLSVHDIDCKNCHANKHCELQNIARFLKIGLRAKPYDTLLEKSAVDRSHPFLDYLPNRCVLCGKCMYACREKNGQSMFTYAGRGFDTVISAFGVDSADVDCAACLACVDICPVGALVVRENGGDS encoded by the coding sequence ATGATTACCATTACAGTTGACAGCAAGGAAATCCAAGCCGAGGCCGGGGCCAGCCTGCTCGAGGCCTGTCTTGAAAACGACATTTATATCCCCCACTTGTGTCACGTGGCGGGCATGCAGACCCCCCCCGCGTCCTGCCGGCTGTGCATGGTGGCCGTGGTAGGAGTGGACAGACCGGTCACCGCGTGCACGACGCAGGTAGCAGAGGGTATGGTGGTGGAGACCGCTGCACCTGAAGTGAGGCATCTGCAGCGCACCGCGTTGCGGCTGCTGTTGTCCGTTCACGACATCGACTGCAAAAACTGCCATGCCAACAAGCATTGCGAACTGCAGAACATCGCCCGATTTTTGAAGATCGGCCTGAGGGCCAAACCGTACGACACCCTGCTCGAGAAAAGCGCCGTCGATCGTTCGCACCCTTTTTTGGACTACCTGCCCAATCGGTGTGTTCTGTGCGGCAAATGCATGTATGCCTGCAGGGAAAAAAACGGTCAGTCGATGTTTACCTATGCCGGCAGGGGATTCGACACCGTGATCAGCGCTTTCGGGGTCGATTCCGCCGATGTCGACTGTGCGGCTTGCCTGGCTTGCGTCGATATCTGTCCGGTGGGGGCCCTGGTGGTCAGGGAGAACGGCGGGGACAGCTGA
- a CDS encoding Crp/Fnr family transcriptional regulator, with amino-acid sequence MKKSAAVEKALKESRFFKDFDVETIAEVAGIGHLETLEAGAHVFQQGEVGRHIYIIVKGSVTLERTRDLGRRTGKVVVDMLGKGRFLGCWSTLLGEAHILMSSAYCQKPTEIISIEGAELRGIMLKNTSLGMQVMERLCFLLRDRIQAAYGAMEKL; translated from the coding sequence ATGAAAAAATCAGCCGCAGTGGAGAAGGCGCTCAAGGAAAGTCGTTTTTTCAAGGACTTCGATGTGGAGACCATCGCCGAGGTGGCGGGCATCGGGCACCTGGAGACGTTGGAGGCCGGCGCGCATGTTTTTCAGCAAGGGGAGGTCGGCCGACACATCTACATCATCGTCAAGGGGTCTGTCACGCTGGAGCGCACCAGGGATTTGGGCAGGAGAACCGGAAAGGTGGTGGTCGACATGCTGGGAAAGGGACGTTTTCTGGGGTGCTGGTCCACGCTTCTCGGGGAAGCGCATATACTGATGTCGTCGGCCTACTGCCAGAAACCAACGGAAATTATCTCCATCGAGGGAGCCGAGTTGCGGGGTATCATGCTAAAAAATACCTCGTTGGGCATGCAGGTAATGGAGAGGCTCTGTTTTCTGTTGCGGGACAGAATCCAGGCGGCATACGGGGCCATGGAGAAGTTATAG
- a CDS encoding NADH-quinone oxidoreductase subunit NuoF encodes MHAEKIQVAYQAVRAAGAERQAAAIKGGGATIHIGMATCGIASGALETRKAFEEELEARGIEARVHPVGCMGHCYAEPVVVIDHPDSGFPPILYPNVNPGKAKMLSKLFLEEGDPRFEHVLGATVENEMIPWVMEFSRFSMETRIVTGLCGKIDPESIDEYLLQDGYAGLARALAMDPEEILGTIKDSGLRGRGGAGFPTGVKWELAAQADATEKVVICNADEGDPGAYMDRTILESNPHQVIEGMLICAHAVGARKGIFYIRAEYPLAVEIVTRAIDQAREAGLLGERILGSECSFDIEVFQGSGAFVCGEETALIRSIEGLRGMPVHRPPYPVDEGLNGGPTVINNVKTLATVSPIIKKGVAWFRGIGTPGSPGTTVFSVVGEVVHPGLVEIPMGVTLRTLIFDICGGIPNQKGFKAVQIGGPSGGCLPESFLDTPIDFDSLREAGAMMGSGGMVVMDEEACVVDVARYFLDFTQNESCGKCTFCRLGTRHLLDILTRMTKGEGTREDLEQLKELSQAVREGSLCGLGKTAPNPVLTSLEYFAEEYAAHVDRKECPGRTCRDLTAFYIDLEACARGCDVCVGCCPVDAIFTTRTRKKGIDQTLCVKCGECRVVCPPEYDAVRRVSPAEGVPIVERPETRDG; translated from the coding sequence ATGCATGCTGAAAAAATACAGGTTGCTTACCAGGCCGTTCGTGCCGCTGGTGCCGAACGACAGGCGGCCGCCATAAAGGGTGGAGGGGCGACGATTCACATCGGCATGGCCACATGCGGAATTGCATCGGGTGCCCTGGAAACCAGGAAGGCTTTTGAGGAGGAGCTCGAGGCAAGGGGCATCGAAGCCCGCGTGCATCCGGTGGGATGCATGGGACACTGTTATGCGGAGCCGGTGGTTGTGATCGATCATCCCGATTCCGGATTTCCCCCGATTCTTTACCCGAATGTCAACCCGGGGAAGGCCAAGATGCTTAGCAAGTTGTTTCTGGAGGAGGGCGACCCCCGTTTCGAGCACGTCCTGGGCGCGACGGTCGAAAACGAGATGATCCCCTGGGTGATGGAGTTCTCCAGATTCAGCATGGAAACCCGTATCGTTACCGGGCTGTGCGGCAAAATCGATCCCGAAAGCATCGACGAATACCTGCTTCAAGATGGTTATGCAGGCCTGGCACGTGCCCTGGCCATGGACCCCGAAGAGATTCTCGGGACCATCAAAGATTCGGGGCTTCGCGGCCGGGGGGGGGCGGGATTTCCCACCGGTGTAAAATGGGAATTGGCTGCGCAGGCCGACGCCACCGAGAAGGTGGTGATCTGCAACGCCGACGAGGGTGACCCCGGCGCCTACATGGACCGCACGATTCTGGAAAGCAATCCGCATCAGGTGATCGAAGGCATGCTTATCTGCGCTCATGCGGTGGGGGCAAGGAAAGGTATTTTTTATATCCGGGCGGAATATCCCCTGGCGGTGGAAATCGTCACGCGGGCCATCGATCAGGCCCGCGAAGCGGGGCTGCTGGGAGAGCGCATTCTGGGATCGGAATGCAGCTTCGACATCGAGGTGTTTCAGGGCTCCGGAGCCTTTGTCTGCGGCGAAGAAACGGCACTGATCAGATCCATCGAGGGGCTTCGCGGTATGCCGGTTCACCGTCCTCCCTACCCGGTGGACGAAGGCCTCAATGGCGGGCCTACCGTCATCAACAATGTCAAGACGCTGGCAACCGTTTCCCCGATCATCAAAAAGGGGGTGGCGTGGTTTCGGGGAATCGGAACCCCGGGCAGCCCGGGCACTACGGTTTTTTCCGTCGTCGGCGAGGTGGTGCATCCCGGACTTGTGGAGATTCCCATGGGAGTGACCCTGCGAACGCTGATTTTCGACATCTGCGGGGGTATACCCAACCAGAAGGGCTTCAAGGCGGTGCAGATCGGCGGACCGTCAGGGGGATGCCTGCCGGAGTCGTTTCTGGACACGCCCATCGATTTCGATTCCCTGCGCGAAGCCGGAGCGATGATGGGTTCCGGGGGCATGGTCGTCATGGACGAGGAAGCCTGCGTGGTGGATGTGGCGCGATATTTTCTCGATTTCACCCAGAACGAATCGTGCGGGAAATGCACCTTCTGCCGCCTCGGCACCCGCCACCTCCTGGACATTTTGACGAGGATGACCAAGGGGGAAGGAACCCGGGAAGACCTCGAACAACTGAAGGAGCTCAGTCAAGCGGTGCGCGAGGGATCCCTTTGCGGTCTGGGAAAAACGGCCCCCAACCCTGTGCTCACGTCGCTCGAATACTTTGCCGAAGAGTATGCGGCCCATGTGGACAGAAAGGAATGCCCCGGCAGGACGTGCAGGGATTTAACGGCCTTTTATATCGACCTGGAGGCTTGCGCGCGGGGATGCGATGTTTGTGTGGGATGCTGCCCCGTGGATGCGATCTTCACCACGCGCACGAGGAAAAAGGGTATCGATCAGACGCTGTGCGTGAAGTGCGGGGAATGCCGGGTGGTGTGCCCGCCGGAATACGATGCCGTCAGAAGGGTGTCGCCCGCGGAAGGCGTGCCGATTGTCGAACGGCCGGAGACCCGGGATGGGTAG
- a CDS encoding acetyl-CoA C-acetyltransferase — MREVVVVSGSRTAVGSFGGGLKSVSVVEIGTAVMKETLRRAGLRPEKSEEMEAFAPDKLKGRERIELEEPYNDWDENLEPVTLDEVIMGNVLQAAQGQNPARQAMVRAGIPKETPAFSLNKVCGSGLKAIALGAASIMSGQADVILAGGQESMSTAPMALPKARWGHRMELTGVGEIYDLMVFDGLYEIFYGYHMGLTAENIASLYDISREEQDALGVLSHQRARQAIADGSFADEIVPVVIRGRKGETVFETDERPMETSLEKMAKLRPAFKKDGTVTAGNASGINDGAAAVLLMSADKAEALSLDPILRIKAFASGGVDPAYMGLGPVPAVRKVLKTTGMTIDDIDMIELNEAFASQAIGCMRELGIDSDRPNEVGSGISLGHPIGCTGARQMVTGMHLMQRKDYGTGLISMCIGGGMGMAMIVER, encoded by the coding sequence ATGAGAGAAGTCGTCGTAGTGAGTGGTTCACGAACGGCAGTAGGGAGTTTCGGCGGTGGGTTGAAAAGCGTTTCCGTCGTGGAAATAGGGACCGCGGTCATGAAGGAGACATTGCGGCGGGCCGGCCTGCGACCCGAAAAAAGCGAAGAGATGGAAGCCTTTGCACCCGACAAACTCAAGGGTCGTGAACGCATCGAACTGGAGGAACCGTACAATGACTGGGATGAAAACCTCGAACCCGTAACGTTGGACGAGGTGATCATGGGCAACGTGCTCCAGGCCGCCCAGGGGCAGAATCCGGCCCGGCAGGCTATGGTCAGAGCCGGCATCCCCAAGGAAACGCCGGCCTTCAGCCTGAACAAGGTTTGCGGCTCGGGGCTCAAGGCCATCGCACTGGGCGCCGCTTCCATCATGTCCGGCCAGGCCGATGTGATTCTGGCCGGCGGACAGGAAAGCATGAGTACGGCGCCCATGGCCCTCCCCAAAGCCCGCTGGGGCCACCGGATGGAGCTGACCGGCGTGGGGGAGATTTATGACCTGATGGTCTTCGACGGTTTGTACGAAATATTTTACGGTTACCACATGGGATTGACGGCGGAGAACATCGCCTCCCTGTATGACATCAGCAGAGAGGAGCAGGATGCCCTGGGCGTTCTGAGCCACCAGAGGGCCAGGCAGGCAATAGCCGACGGCAGCTTTGCCGATGAGATCGTGCCGGTGGTGATCCGTGGCCGCAAAGGGGAGACGGTCTTCGAAACGGACGAACGCCCCATGGAAACCAGCCTGGAGAAGATGGCCAAGCTGAGGCCGGCCTTCAAGAAAGACGGCACCGTGACGGCCGGAAATGCCTCGGGCATCAACGACGGCGCCGCGGCGGTGCTGTTGATGAGTGCCGACAAGGCCGAGGCGTTAAGCCTCGATCCCATCCTACGGATAAAGGCCTTCGCGTCAGGGGGCGTCGATCCCGCCTATATGGGGCTGGGCCCCGTTCCAGCCGTCCGCAAGGTGCTGAAGACCACCGGGATGACCATAGACGACATCGATATGATCGAACTGAACGAGGCTTTCGCCTCGCAGGCTATCGGCTGCATGCGTGAACTGGGCATAGACAGCGACCGCCCCAACGAAGTGGGGAGCGGCATATCCCTCGGTCACCCGATCGGTTGCACCGGCGCCCGCCAGATGGTCACCGGGATGCATCTGATGCAGCGCAAGGATTACGGCACAGGCCTTATCAGCATGTGCATCGGCGGGGGCATGGGAATGGCCATGATCGTTGAACGCTGA
- the der gene encoding ribosome biogenesis GTPase Der, with protein sequence MQKQYKGVNEVVCLLCMKPIVAVIGRPNVGKSTFFNRITRTRDALVENSPGVTRDRIYGDAQWNDVDFTLVDTGGFTETGDEFNPQVKFQVRQAVQDADVIVAMLDGKAGISPFDHDIVQLLRSVKKPVLYAVNKIDGLEQENRLYEFYGTGVNELHPISSEHGYGINDFLDCLARLLTGIIEQDSSEKDDTAIKVAVVGRPNVGKSSLINRVLGEERLLVSDIPGTTRDAVDSVYRAEGGLYRLIDTAGIRRKGRVHKKIEKFSVIKALKSLERCDVALIVLDAHDGITDQDVNIAGYANERGCGCIFLLNKWDVVEKDSRTAGRFLERLRMDAKFLQFAPVLTISALTGLRVRKIFPLVDAVYSQYATRVGTGVLNRIFEGAIRSNEPSLYRGRRLKFYYATQVSAKPPTFVCFVSYPDAVHFSYKRYLINQVRAETGLDSTPLRLIFRQRKGRRKE encoded by the coding sequence TTGCAAAAACAATACAAAGGTGTCAACGAAGTCGTCTGCCTGCTGTGTATGAAACCCATCGTCGCCGTCATCGGTCGCCCCAATGTGGGGAAATCGACCTTTTTTAATCGCATTACCCGCACCAGGGATGCGCTGGTGGAAAATTCCCCCGGCGTGACGCGTGACAGGATATACGGCGATGCCCAGTGGAACGACGTCGATTTTACTCTCGTCGATACCGGCGGATTCACCGAAACCGGGGATGAATTCAATCCGCAGGTAAAATTCCAGGTTCGACAGGCTGTTCAGGATGCCGATGTCATCGTGGCCATGCTCGACGGGAAGGCCGGCATTTCGCCGTTCGACCATGATATCGTTCAACTCCTCCGCTCCGTTAAAAAGCCGGTACTGTACGCGGTCAACAAAATAGACGGCCTTGAGCAGGAGAACCGCCTCTATGAGTTTTACGGCACCGGTGTAAACGAACTCCATCCGATTTCGTCCGAACACGGATACGGCATTAACGACTTTTTGGATTGTCTGGCGCGGTTGCTGACCGGCATCATCGAGCAGGATTCATCGGAAAAGGACGACACGGCCATCAAGGTTGCCGTCGTGGGCAGGCCGAATGTCGGGAAATCGTCCCTGATCAACCGTGTGCTGGGTGAGGAGCGTCTTTTGGTGAGCGATATCCCCGGGACGACGCGCGACGCCGTCGATTCGGTGTACAGGGCGGAGGGAGGCTTGTACCGGTTGATCGACACGGCCGGTATCCGCCGTAAGGGAAGGGTGCACAAAAAAATTGAGAAGTTTTCGGTGATCAAGGCCCTCAAAAGCCTGGAGCGCTGCGATGTGGCCCTGATCGTCCTGGATGCGCATGACGGCATTACCGATCAGGATGTCAACATAGCGGGATACGCCAACGAGCGGGGCTGTGGATGCATCTTTTTGCTGAATAAATGGGATGTCGTGGAAAAGGACAGCCGGACGGCCGGACGTTTTCTGGAGCGGCTTCGCATGGATGCGAAATTTCTTCAGTTTGCACCCGTGCTTACCATCTCGGCCCTTACGGGACTGCGGGTCAGGAAAATTTTTCCGCTGGTAGACGCGGTTTACAGCCAGTACGCCACGCGGGTTGGCACAGGCGTGCTCAACAGGATTTTCGAGGGGGCCATCCGCAGCAACGAGCCCTCTCTGTACAGGGGCCGGCGTCTGAAATTTTACTATGCCACCCAGGTGTCGGCCAAGCCGCCAACGTTTGTCTGTTTTGTCAGCTACCCGGATGCAGTGCATTTTTCATACAAACGGTATCTCATCAACCAGGTCCGCGCGGAAACAGGTTTGGACAGCACCCCGCTGCGGCTGATTTTCAGACAGCGCAAGGGCCGCCGGAAAGAGTAA
- a CDS encoding AI-2E family transporter, which translates to MAEKTTGDLILWFFLGCLLISTFMLGRLFWPFLSIFVIGAVVAGVFYPLYKWMLHSGRVRPWIASLVVCLLIFVILFIPIIFFVGVLSSEAYDLYVAARNAVLSKRFQGLIEGSMLLEKANAVLVHFNIELTGLELNKGISEIGKYVGLFLYNQARMIASNMVAFIVNFSLMLLVIYYLLIDGKRLITFIVDLLPLPDDQEWLLIEKFKDMAGAILIGNGLCGLIQGVIGGAAFYLLGINSPILWGVIMGILAFLPIIGIGAVMLPTTVYFFIAGRTAVGILLVVIYVMLSGGIEYLVKPRLVGHRVKMHTLLVFFSIIGGLKLFGILGIVYGPLVITAFLTFTDIYKASYQYIIETREKI; encoded by the coding sequence ATGGCGGAGAAGACGACCGGCGACTTGATCCTTTGGTTTTTTCTGGGATGCCTGCTGATTTCCACATTCATGCTGGGGAGACTGTTTTGGCCGTTCTTGTCCATATTCGTCATCGGCGCCGTCGTAGCCGGTGTCTTTTACCCGTTGTACAAGTGGATGCTGCATTCCGGCAGGGTCAGGCCGTGGATAGCCTCTCTGGTGGTGTGCCTGCTTATCTTCGTTATTCTGTTCATCCCGATTATCTTCTTCGTCGGCGTGCTCTCCAGCGAGGCCTACGACCTGTACGTTGCGGCCAGGAATGCGGTGCTCAGCAAGCGGTTTCAGGGGTTGATCGAGGGAAGCATGCTCCTGGAGAAGGCCAATGCCGTACTGGTCCATTTCAACATCGAATTGACCGGCCTGGAGCTGAACAAGGGGATATCGGAAATCGGAAAGTACGTCGGCCTGTTTCTTTACAACCAGGCACGGATGATAGCATCCAACATGGTGGCCTTTATCGTCAATTTTTCGTTGATGCTGCTGGTGATCTACTACCTGCTCATCGACGGCAAACGCCTGATTACATTCATTGTGGACCTGTTGCCGCTCCCCGATGATCAGGAGTGGTTGTTGATTGAAAAATTCAAGGATATGGCCGGTGCAATCTTGATCGGCAACGGTCTGTGCGGATTGATCCAGGGCGTAATCGGTGGCGCTGCATTTTACCTGCTGGGCATCAATTCGCCGATCTTGTGGGGCGTCATCATGGGGATCCTCGCTTTTTTGCCCATCATCGGCATCGGTGCGGTAATGCTTCCCACGACCGTTTACTTTTTCATTGCCGGCCGGACGGCGGTCGGCATATTGCTGGTAGTTATTTATGTCATGCTTTCCGGAGGAATTGAATACCTGGTTAAACCAAGACTGGTGGGGCACCGCGTAAAAATGCATACCCTGCTGGTATTTTTTAGCATTATCGGTGGATTGAAGCTTTTTGGTATTCTGGGCATCGTATACGGTCCGTTGGTGATCACGGCTTTCCTGACGTTTACGGACATTTATAAGGCCAGCTACCAGTATATTATCGAGACGAGGGAGAAAATATGA